From one Agathobaculum sp. NTUH-O15-33 genomic stretch:
- a CDS encoding TspO/MBR family protein, translated as MGLTISILIPLLVGGAAARLTTDGFGLYQTLVKPPLAPPAWVFPAVWTVLYILMGIAAYLVSRSQAPIERKRQALIAYGVQLAVNFVWPLLFFRSQTYLTAFWWLVLLIAVVAVTIWDFASINRRAAALMVPYLIWLVFAGYLNLAFYWLNQ; from the coding sequence ATGGGACTAACGATCAGTATATTGATCCCGCTGCTGGTGGGCGGCGCGGCGGCCCGTCTTACCACGGATGGCTTCGGCCTGTATCAGACGCTGGTAAAGCCGCCGCTCGCACCGCCGGCATGGGTCTTTCCCGCGGTGTGGACGGTACTGTATATTCTGATGGGGATCGCGGCGTATTTGGTCAGCCGGTCGCAGGCGCCTATCGAACGCAAGCGGCAGGCGCTGATTGCGTATGGCGTGCAGCTTGCGGTAAATTTTGTATGGCCGCTGCTGTTTTTCAGATCGCAGACGTATTTAACGGCGTTTTGGTGGTTGGTGTTGCTGATTGCGGTCGTCGCGGTGACGATATGGGATTTTGCATCGATAAACCGTCGCGCGGCCGCGCTTATGGTACCCTATTTGATCTGGCTTGTCTTTGCCGGTTACCTGAATTTGGCTTTTTATTGGCTCAACCAATAA
- a CDS encoding cytidylate kinase-like family protein — MDKIITISREYGSGGHDIGKRLAAELNIPFYDKEIITLAAKESGVDESDFEQLGEEPSAFQLSLAMLDPNNRNDSLFLMQSRTIRRLADRGPCVIVGRCADYVLRDCDRAVNVFVCSASLKRVRNIKKKGLFASRRGGGDAQEEQLRAVLEMDARRSMYYQHYTGQEWGKASNYHLCIDSSRIGMGACGVIRAYLDTCEGIPAGG, encoded by the coding sequence TTGGATAAGATCATCACCATCAGCCGCGAATACGGCAGCGGCGGGCACGATATCGGCAAGCGGCTGGCCGCGGAGCTGAACATTCCGTTTTACGACAAGGAAATCATCACGCTGGCGGCCAAGGAAAGCGGCGTCGACGAATCGGATTTTGAACAGCTGGGCGAGGAGCCGAGCGCCTTTCAGCTCTCTCTTGCCATGCTCGACCCGAACAACCGGAACGACAGCCTATTTTTGATGCAGTCCCGCACCATCCGGCGGCTGGCCGACCGCGGCCCCTGCGTGATCGTGGGCCGGTGCGCCGATTATGTGCTGCGCGACTGTGACCGCGCGGTCAATGTATTCGTATGCAGCGCTTCGCTTAAGCGCGTGCGCAATATCAAGAAAAAGGGCCTGTTCGCCAGCCGCAGGGGCGGCGGGGACGCGCAGGAAGAGCAGCTGCGCGCCGTGCTGGAAATGGACGCGCGGCGCAGCATGTATTATCAGCACTACACCGGGCAAGAATGGGGCAAGGCCTCGAACTACCACCTGTGTATTGACAGCAGCCGGATCGGCATGGGCGCTTGCGGCGTGATCCGCGCCTATCTCGATACCTGCGAAGGGATACCGGCGGGCGGTTAA
- a CDS encoding MFS transporter, with the protein MKEEMSTGQNALGRISIREKVAYGFGDVACNVVFALTMSLSTYFYTNVVGMSAALVGTILMLSRLFDGVSDVVIGILVDKTKSRFGKARAWVLWMTLPYGLSAVLLFMVPAHATTIIQCIYVFITYNLAVTVVYTALNLPYGTLAALMTRNQNERSIINIYRMSMAPLGNLIVTALTLPLINRLGGDQRAWIMVTVVYAVIAMGMLLICFFGCKERVHIPPTPAGDKIPMRKSFSCMLHNKYWWLVTMMFFAWSVYTTLNGTMLTYYAQYELGNNELMSVITVVEKLPSIIVTIAIAPFIKKLGKRNLSLIGAVVALAGAAIITLRPQDLTFVMIGAALKGAGVGPIGATVYSMMADAIEYGHWRTGIRAEGLLFSAATVGYKIGGGLTNAAIGFALEAAGFNGMAAVQPASAHSAISGLFLLMPFVAWGLMALLLWRYKLDKEYSFVMGELQLGRYSEKARVKEVQKVG; encoded by the coding sequence TTGAAGGAAGAAATGAGTACCGGACAGAATGCACTCGGCAGGATCAGCATTCGGGAAAAGGTGGCCTATGGGTTCGGCGATGTGGCGTGCAACGTGGTGTTCGCGCTGACGATGTCGCTTTCCACCTATTTCTATACCAACGTGGTCGGTATGTCGGCCGCGCTGGTCGGCACGATCTTGATGCTGTCCCGCCTGTTCGACGGCGTGTCCGATGTGGTGATCGGCATTTTGGTGGACAAAACCAAGTCCCGCTTCGGCAAGGCGCGGGCGTGGGTGCTGTGGATGACGCTGCCGTACGGCCTTTCGGCGGTGCTGCTGTTCATGGTCCCGGCGCACGCGACCACGATCATTCAGTGCATTTACGTGTTCATCACCTATAATCTGGCGGTCACGGTGGTGTACACCGCGCTCAACCTGCCGTACGGCACGCTGGCGGCGCTGATGACGCGCAACCAAAACGAGCGCTCGATCATCAATATCTACCGCATGTCAATGGCGCCGCTCGGCAACCTGATCGTGACCGCGCTGACGCTGCCGCTTATCAATCGGCTGGGCGGCGACCAGCGCGCGTGGATCATGGTAACGGTTGTCTACGCGGTCATCGCAATGGGCATGCTGCTGATATGCTTCTTCGGCTGCAAGGAACGCGTGCACATCCCGCCCACCCCGGCGGGCGATAAGATCCCCATGCGCAAAAGCTTTAGCTGCATGCTGCACAACAAATACTGGTGGCTGGTGACGATGATGTTCTTCGCGTGGTCGGTCTACACCACGCTCAACGGCACCATGCTGACCTACTACGCGCAGTACGAGCTTGGCAATAACGAACTGATGAGCGTGATCACGGTCGTGGAAAAGCTGCCCTCGATCATCGTCACCATCGCGATCGCGCCGTTTATCAAAAAATTGGGCAAGCGCAATCTATCGCTGATCGGCGCGGTGGTCGCGCTCGCGGGCGCCGCGATCATCACGCTGCGCCCGCAGGATCTGACCTTTGTCATGATCGGCGCGGCGCTCAAGGGCGCGGGCGTCGGTCCGATCGGCGCGACCGTGTACTCGATGATGGCGGATGCGATCGAATACGGCCACTGGCGCACGGGCATCCGCGCAGAAGGCTTGCTGTTCAGCGCCGCGACCGTCGGCTACAAAATCGGCGGCGGCCTGACCAATGCGGCGATCGGCTTTGCGCTCGAAGCGGCGGGCTTTAACGGCATGGCGGCGGTGCAGCCCGCCTCGGCGCACAGCGCGATCTCGGGCCTGTTTCTGCTGATGCCGTTCGTGGCATGGGGCCTGATGGCGCTGCTGCTGTGGCGGTATAAGCTCGATAAGGAATATTCCTTTGTCATGGGCGAATTACAGCTCGGCCGCTATTCGGAAAAAGCACGCGTCAAGGAGGTGCAGAAGGTTGGATAA